A part of Brassica rapa cultivar Chiifu-401-42 chromosome A05, CAAS_Brap_v3.01, whole genome shotgun sequence genomic DNA contains:
- the LOC103867410 gene encoding formin-2, with protein MTSVTTLALTLVLIFHLTPEITEARHLNDQKPSDEMKYLFPPGLPFTGVPPLPSLFPPFPGNVPRFPFPLPSQSSPPAPLGPLPGFPGVAFPPLPFPTPPPE; from the coding sequence ATGACTTCAGTGACCACTTTAGCCCTAACACTAGTTCTGATATTCCACCTCACGCCGGAAATAACCGAAGCTCGCCATCTCAATGATCAGAAGCCTTCAGATGAAATGAAATACCTCTTTCCACCTGGGTTGCCCTTCACCGGCGTTCCTCCGTTACCGTCACTTTTTCCTCCTTTCCCTGGAAACGTTCCACGTTTTCCGTTTCCATTACCGTCACAGTCATCACCTCCGGCACCACTTGGTCCACTTCCCGGTTTTCCTGGCGTTGCCTTTCCTCCCCTGCCATTCCCGACGCCGCCACCTGAGTGA
- the LOC103867409 gene encoding CTP synthase 1 yields the protein MKYVLVTGGVVSGLGKGITASSIGVLLQSCGLRVTCIKIDPYLNYDAGTISPYEHGEVFVLEDGSEVDLDLGNYERFLGCTLTRDNNITLGKIQQQVMDRERKGDYLGTTVQIVPHVTDAIKEWVERVAMIPVDGKEGPPDVCIIELGGTIGDNESRPFTDALSQLSYSVGPENFCLIHVTLVPVLSVVGEQKTKPTQHSIRDLRGLGLSPDIIACRSTKVLEENVKEKLSRFCYVPVQNILSLHDVHNIWHIPLLLKDQNAHEPISKVLNLAGIAEEPSLEKWASMVEISDNLHVQVRIAVVGKYTDLSDAYLSVSKALMHASVAFGKKLVVDLVPSPDLEKTTMKENSSAYKAAWMLLKGADGVIIPGGYGNRGVEGKILAAKYARENNIPFLGICLGMQVAVIEFARSVLCLPDANSTEFKPETKHPCIVFMPEGSTTHMGGTMRLGSRRSYFHVKDSISARLYGNKEFVDERHRHRYEVNPDMAVCLEKAGLSFAAKDETGKRIEIVEVPSHPFFIGAQFHPEFKSRPGKVSPLFLGLIAAACGELDAVLTPVSIQQDNNQHVVLGNETRVDPINGFCNGTNKTSQKSVRHNNDLYLHQISKSSRRKLNGNPYFDSE from the exons atgaagtacGTGCTTGTAACAGGAGGTGTTGTGAGTGGATTAGGAAAAGGAATCACAGCGAGTAGTATTGGTGTTCTTCTTCAATCATGTGGTCTTCGTGTTACTTGTATCAAAATAG ATCCATATCTTAACTATGATGCTGGAACCATATCTCCTTATGAACATGGTGAAGTGTTTGTCTTAGAGGATGGCAGTGAG GTGGATCTTGATCTTGGAAACTACGAGAGGTTTCTAGGTTGCACACTAACCCGAGATAACAATATCACTCTTGGAAAGATTCAGCAG CAAGTAATGGATAGAGAGAGGAAAGGAGATTACTTAGGAACTACTGTTCAG ATTGTTCCTCACGTCACTGATGCAATAAAAGAATGGGTGGAGAGAGTTGCCATGATTCCTGTAGATGGAAAGGAAGGTCCTCCTGATGTTTGCATCATCGAATTAGGTGGAACTATAG GAGATAATGAATCTAGGCCTTTCACTGATGCACTTAGCCAATTATCATACAGTGTAG GACCTGAGAATTTCTGTCTGATCCATGTCACCCTTGTGCCTGTGCTCAGTGTTGTTGGTGAAcag AAAACAAAACCAACACAGCACAGCATTAGAGATCTACGAGGACTGGGCTTGTCACCTGATATTATAGCTTGCCGAAGCACAAAG GTACTTGAAGAGAATGTAAAAGAAAAGCTATCTCGATTTTGCTATGTTCCG GTGCAGAATATCTTATCTCTCCATGATGTTCACAACATCTGGCACATTCCCTTGTTGCTCAAG GATCAGAATGCTCATGAACCAATCTCAAAAGTCCTGAACCTTGCTGGAATAGCTGAAGAACCTTCTTTAGAAAAATGGGCTTCAATGGTGGAAATTAGTGACAACTTACATGTACAG GTGAGAATAGCTGTGGTGGGGAAATATACAGACCTCTCAGATGCATATCTATCAGTCTCGAAG GCCCTCATGCATGCTTCTGTGGCTTTTGGCAAAAAGCTTGTAGTTGATTTGGTTCCATCTCCTGATCTTGAGAAGACCACAATGAAAGAG AACTCATCCGCATACAAGGCTGCGTGGATGTTACTGAAG GGTGCAGATGGAGTTATTATCCCTGGAGGGTATGGTAATAGAGGAGTGGAAGGGAAGATTCTTGCAGCCAAATACGCTAGAGAAAACAATATCCCTTTCCTAGGTATCTGTCTTGGGATGCAGGTCGCTGTCATCGAGTTTGCACGCTCAGTTCTCTGCTTGCCTGATGCAAATAGCACAGAGTTTAAACCTGAAACCAAACATCCATGCATAGTCTTCATGCCTGAGGGCTCCACGACTCACATGGGAGGAACAATGAGATTAGGCTCAAGAAGATCTTACTTCCATGTCAAGGACAGCATATCTGCAAGACT ATATGGGAACAAAGAGTTTGTTGATGAGAGGCATCGCCATAGATACGAG GTGAATCCTGATATGGCTGTATGCCTCGAGAAAGCAGGTCTCTCGTTCGCTGCAAAAGATGAAACTGGCAAACGCATAGAG ATTGTTGAAGTACCAAGCCACCCTTTTTTCATTGGTGCTCAATTCCATCCTGAATTCAAATCAAGACCCGGGAAAGTATCTCCGTTGTTCTTAG GACTAATAGCAGCAGCATGTGGTGAGCTAGATGCAGTCCTGACTCCAGTCTCCATTCAACAAGACAACAACCAACATGTGGTACTTGGCAATGAAACAAGGGTTGATCCAATAAATGGTTTTTGTAATGGAACCAACAAGACCTCTCAGAAAAGTGTAAGACATAACAATGACCTCTATCTCCATCAGATTTCAAAGAGCAGCCGACGTAAACTAAACGGCAATCCTTATTTTGATTCTGAGTGA
- the LOC103867407 gene encoding uncharacterized protein LOC103867407 — protein sequence MSPPALIVLEDGLTNKWSNDEWQRLSVFPGENPNPTFNFLVKNQLTVSPVLSRPSVKDESFRMVLPLAMSPPRDNAVPLPVLPEPMMKPRKKLGTQESMLSVGKARYPVKKFIHEDEEEFKCNAFCLSLPGFMKQKHVRSPKSSDDSSVKKKKMTKASSFSNSTISLGDSFEKFECGSWASTTTALARENNRLYFDLPVEMIKCGRGSGGDVQEPMSLGFFFDKERESLPLRSVLKTSRSERQQRGCSAETSPHRRVRFSTTTSVSCPTSPRSCITPRLLKARDDFNTFLAAQNA from the coding sequence ATGTCTCCTCCAGCGTTGATTGTGTTAGAAGATGGTCTAACCAACAAATGGAGCAACGACGAGTGGCAGCGTCTCAGCGTTTTCCCCGGAGAAAACCCTAACCCTACTTTCAATTTCTTAGTGAAGAACCAGCTGACAGTTTCACCGGTTCTCTCCCGCCCATCTGTGAAAGATGAAAGCTTCAGAATGGTCTTACCTCTGGCTATGTCTCCGCCAAGAGACAACGCCGTGCCGCTTCCTGTTCTTCCCGAGCCGATGATGAAGCCACGTAAGAAGCTTGGCACCCAAGAATCCATGCTTTCTGTTGGAAAAGCTAGGTATCCCGTAAAAAAATTTATccatgaagatgaagaagagttcaaatGCAACGCCTTCTGTTTATCCCTCCCTGGATTTATGAAGCAAAAACATGTGAGGTCACCGAAAAGCAGCGATGATTCTTctgtaaagaagaagaagatgaccaAAGCGTCATCGTTTTCAAACTCCACAATCTCCCTAGGTGACTCGTTTGAGAAATTCGAATGTGGCTCATGGGCTTCAACAACAACGGCTCTAGCCCGAGAAAACAACCGGTTGTACTTTGATCTACCAGTGGAGATGATCAAGTGTGGCCGTGGAAGCGGTGGAGATGTCCAAGAACCAATGAGTTTGGGTTTCTTCTTCGACAAGGAACGAGAAAGTTTACCTTTGAGAAGTGTTCTAAAGACTTCTCGGTCGGAAAGGCAACAAAGGGGTTGTTCGGCTGAGACATCACCGCATCGCCGTGTCAGGTTTTCAACCACGACCTCGGTTTCATGCCCGACTTCACCGCGGTCGTGTATCACCCCACGCTTGCTTAAAGCTAGAGATGACTTCAACACGTTCTTAGCAGCACAGAACGCGTGA
- the LOC103867408 gene encoding transcription factor GTE1, producing the protein MSVNVKEEPVLVPNCDVVENSELEVLNGDEESKLEDYGTCVDVITERVNQLEQKVVEVEHFYSTKDGAGQTNTSKSNSGGKKVAISQPSKCSSAGKEKTRGKHVSSPELMRQFATIIRQIAQQKWAWPFLEPVDVEGLGLDDYHKVIEKPMDLGTIRTKMEGSEYSNVREIYADVRLVFKNAMRYNEEKHDVYVMAESLLEKFEEKWLTIMPKLVEEEKKQAEEEAQDRASKQLAVEAAQAEKARDLSNELYEIDQELEKLREIVVQKCRKLSTQEKKGLSAALGRLSPEDLSKALKMVSEGNPHFPAGAPEVELDIDLQSDVTLWRLKVFVQEALKAANKSSGGGGTNARNNNNGGEMNKTAAKRRREITEAIKANKVKKAKKA; encoded by the exons ATGTCCGTAAACGTCAAG GAGGAACCTGTGCTTGTCCCTAACTGCGATGTCGTCGAGAACTCAGAGCTCGAAGTTCTCAACGGAGATGAGGAGAGTAAGCTTGAGGATTATGGGACTTGTGTAGATGTTATAACCGAGAGAGTGAATCAG CTTGAGCAAAAAGTAGTGGAGGTTGAACATTTTTACTCCACCAAAGACGGAGCAGGTCAAACCAACACTTCCAAGAGTAACTCCGGCGGGAAAAAAGTTGCTATATCTCAACCCTCCAAGTGTAGCTCCGCTGGCAAAGAGAAAACAAGAGGCAAACATGTTTCCAGCCCTGAACTTATGCGTCAGTTTGCAACCATTATTCGTCAG ATTGCTCAACAAAAATGGGCGTGGCCGTTTCTGGAACCTGTTGATGTTGAAGGGCTAGGACTCGATGATTATCACAAG GTTATAGAGAAGCCAATGGATTTGGGAACTATTAGAACCAAAATGGAGGGTTCTGAGTATAGCAATGTCCGGGAGATATATGCTGATGTCAGGCTAGTTTTCAAGAACGCGATGAGATATAACGAAGAGAAGCATGATGTCTATGTGATGGCTGAATCTCTCTTGGAGAAGTTTGAGGAGAAATGGCTTACCATTATGCCTAAACTCGTCGAAGAG GAAAAGAAACAAGCAGAGGAAGAGGCTCAGGATCGTGCGAGTAAGCAGCTTGCTGTTGAGGCTGCTCAAGCAGAGAAGGCTAGAGATTTAAGCAACGAA CTGTATGAGATTGATCAGGAGCTTGAGAAACTTAGGGAGATAGTGGTTCAGAAGTGCAG AAAGCTCTCCACTCAAGAGAAGAAAGGACTTTCTGCAGCTTTGGGTCGTCTCTCTCCTGAGGATCTGTCCAAGGCGCTGAAAATGGTTTCAGAGGGGAACCCGCATTTCCCGGCTGGAGCACCAGAAGTGGAGCTTGACATTGATCTTCAG AGTGATGTTACTTTGTGGAGGCTGAAGGTGTTTGTGCAAGAAGCACTGAAAGCAGCTAACAAAAGCTCTGGAGGAGGAGGAACAAACGCACGAAACAACAATAATGGTGGAGAGATGAACAAGACCGCTGCGAAAAGAAGGAGAGAGATCACTGAAGCTATTAAAgctaataaagttaaaaaagcCAAGAAGGCttga
- the LOC103867406 gene encoding uncharacterized protein LOC103867406, with protein MLFVFLFLIVNEMASSQLEIASLRSNFGCIILRDRNQRQNNHDAVFKKKNKSRLGSPEKPRTGKGNNFSDSTKRNDKRGGASSLVQIWEARLNRSSTGNSSPIQEETNLSAPSTDGESESENVSKNNDPTVEVESGALGTVPESGESKWGRVAEIIRKLKLTAGDNVRAADVLNIKTPKQEKSSFRAVTCSPRLRGRQAFSDLLMRLERDRHRELESLAGRNAVSKFSQRGRLQSMLRLRTLKRGLLIQDRHLSSAETPDLSRFEFGSTVLNLRERFGANATSEAERKKRQETTLETERSTESMKPKDTTILLETSSAERFSHRNHKIEEANSRKKETEPKMSYRQLQEALKRKIDNTSPHTIVTLQEPRTPEKEMANIVESRKNGTHETPFLESQETSFVWEYQEEYEDEQSYYGETSNDWFTEISRPRTYWEDLRKSRYLEVMNTRSDKDDICRLLERRTVSDFLQSELREKIDKLMMSRVQTHPVQRIEEAGKEEQECDIGQGEDEDDEEVRDDLSHTSSQLFAPSPAGSWSSQDIGVSSTPDLSPLHTPQSTEMEIISELRSQILQLQLDMSELRDSVKTCLDVNATLQKSVHRENPLKRKCCVCNASQVETLLYRCGHMCTCLRCANELQCNGGKCPICRAKILDVVRVFFDSST; from the exons ATGTTGTTTGTCTTCCTCTTCTTGATCGTTAACGAAATGGCGTCTTCTCAGTTAGAGATCGCCTCTTTGCGATCTAACTTCGGATGCATCATCCTCAGAGACCGCAACCAAAGGCAGAACAACCACGACGCCGTTttcaaaaagaagaacaaaagcCGTCTTGGGTCGCCGGAGAAACCACGTACCGGCAAAGGAAATAACTTTTCCGACAGCACGAAGAGAAACGACAAACGTGGAGGAGCTTCTTCTCTTGTGCAGATATGGGAGGCGAGGCTGAACCGATCTAGCACCGGAAACTCATCGCCGATTCAAGAAGAAACCAACCTTTCGGCTCCATCTACCGACGGAGAGTCTGAATCAGAGAACGTGTCTAAGAATAATGATCCAACGGTGGAGGTTGAATCCGGTGCTCTCGGTACGGTTCCTGAGTCCGGAGAGAGCAAATGGGGCAGAGTCGCTGAGATTATCCGGAAACTGAAGCTAACCGCCGGAGATAATGTTCGTGCCGCCGACGTGCTGAACATTAAAACGCCGAAGCAGGAGAAAAGTAGTTTTCGGGCGGTTACTTGCTCGCCGCGTCTACGAGGACGGCAAGCGTTCTCCGATTTGCTTATGCGTTTGGAACGCGACCGTCATCGCGAACTGGAGTCGCTTGCTGGACGCAACGCAGTTTCTAAGTTTTCTCAACGCGGTCGTCTCCAG TCAATGTTGCGGCTAAGGACTCTCAAACGCGGCTTATTGATTCAAGACCGTCATCTTTCTAGCGCAGAAACACCTGATCTGAGTCGCTTTGAATTTGGTTCTACAGTTCTTAACCTAAG GGAAAGATTCGGGGCAAACGCCACTTCTGAAGCAGAACGGAAGAAGAGACAAGAAACTACCTTAGAAACAGAGAGAAGTACCGAGAGCATGAAGCCAAAAGACACTACTATTCTTCTAGAAACGTCTTCCGCAGAGCGGTTTAGCCATCGAAACCACAAGATAGAGGAAGCAAACTCACGCAAGAAAGAAACCGAACCAAAGATGAGTTACCGTCAGCTGCAAGAAgctttgaaaagaaaaattgatAACACAAGCCCCCACACCATCGTAACTCTTCAAGAACCGCGTACACCGGAGAAGGAAATGGCGAACATTGTGGAAAGCCGTAAAAATGGAACTCATGAAACACCGTTCCTTGAGTCGCAAGAAACGTCGTTTGTATGGGAATATCAAGAAGAGTATGAGGATGAACAATCTTATTATGGAGAAACGAGCAACGACTGGTTTACTGAAATATCTCGGCCTCGGACTTACTGGGAAGATCTGAGGAAATCGCGCTACTTGGAAGTGATGAACACTCGATCTGACAAAGACGATATATGCAGACTCCTTGAGAg AAGAACAGTTTCTGATTTCCTCCAGAGCGAATTGCGAGAGAAGATCGACAAGCTCATGATGTCCCGTGTTCAGACACATCCGGTTCAGAGAATTGAGGAAGCTGGTAAAGAGGAACAAGAATGTGACATAGGccaaggagaagatgaagacgaCGAAGAAGTCAGAGATGACTTGAGCCACACGTCATCGCAGTTATTTGCCCCATCACCGGCAGGATCATGGAGTTCTCAGGACATAGGAGTTTCTTCCACACCTGACTTATCACCACTGCACACTCCTCAATCCACT GAGATGGAGATTATAAGCGAGTTGAGATCACAGATCTTACAGCTCCAGCTAGATATGTCGGAGCTACGTGACTCTGTCAAAACGTGTTTGGACGTAAACGCTACCCTTCAAAAGTCAGTTCACCGCGAAAATCCCCTGAAACGCAAATGCTGCGTTTGTAACGCATCGCAAGTTGAAACACTTCTATACAG GTGCGGACACATGTGCACATGCCTAAGATGCGCAAACGAGCTACAATGTAATGGCGGGAAATGCCCTATTTGTCGTGCTAAGATTCTAGACGTTGTTCGCGTCTTCTTCGATTCAAGCACCTAA